The Acidimicrobiales bacterium nucleotide sequence CGGGACGGCCCGGTGACCCCGCCCAGCCAGCCGAAGGCCTCCCGGTACGTCGCCCGCACGTCGGCGGGCAGCACCCGCCGGCCCTGGGCCAGCACGGAGCGGGTGCGGCGGACGGCCACCCGCAGGTCGTGGAGGAACTCGGGGTCGACGTCGTCCACGGTCCCCTGCCAGTTGGCGTCCACGGCGAGCATCAGGTTGGCGAGCACGCGGCGGAAGGCGGGGAGGGCGGGCTCGTCGGCGGCCAGGGCGATGGTGGGCGAGCCGGTGAAGCCGCGGCGGGCGACGCCGGCGGCCGCCAGGGCCTGGTCGAGCACGTCGCCGGCGCCGGCCTTCAGCCCGAGGGACCGCAGCAGGGCGCGGGCCGAGGCGGCGTCCTTGGCGTACCCGGCGCCCGCCCGCAGCTCGGCCGCCCACGGCGGCCCCACCGGGGCCCCGTCCACCGCCAGGTCGTCGTGCACGTCCACCGTGACCCGCGCCGTTCCCTCGGCGTCGCGCCGCACCGCCGGGCGCACGGTGGCCGTGACCGTGGCCAGCGGCACCAGGGCCCGCACGTCGAGGACCGGGCCGAGGCGGGAGCGGAGCGGCCCGGCGGGGAGGTCGGCGGCTCGTCGCGGCGCGGTGGCCGCCGGGGCGCGGGCGGGCGACGACCGGCCGTCGTCCAGCACCACCTCCGCCCCGTTCCCGGCGCCCCGCACCTCGAGACGGAGGCCGGCGCGGTGGAGCCGGCCGTCGAACGTGTCGACCACCGTGCGGCGCAGCGCCCGTGGCGGACCGATCTCGAACCCGGCGGCGGCCAGCGCGTCGAGCACGCCCGACGGGCTCGACGACGAGGAGGTGAAGGCGGTGGGGTTCACTCGGGCACGGGATGTCCGGCGGTCGGGCGACTTCCGCCGCCGGCGGCGGATGGCGCATGCTTGGTGCCGTGACGACGGAGATCGAGCGGAAGTTCGTGGTGGACGAACCGCCCTCCGACGGGTTGGGCCCCGGCGTGCGCCTGCGGCAAGGGTATCTGGCCGAGGACGGCGACGTTCAGGTCCGGGTCCGCATCGCCGGGGCGGACGCGACGCTCACGGTGAAGGCCGGCCGCGGCCTGCGCCGCACCGAGGTCGAGGTGGTGATCGGCGTCGCCGCCGCGGAGGCCCTGTGGCCGTTCACGGAGGGGCGACGCGTCG carries:
- a CDS encoding CYTH domain-containing protein codes for the protein MTTEIERKFVVDEPPSDGLGPGVRLRQGYLAEDGDVQVRVRIAGADATLTVKAGRGLRRTEVEVVIGVAAAEALWPFTEGRRVEKVRHRVRVGERVADVDVYEGALSGLCTAEVEFASEEEARRFTPPAWCTRDVTGTPGWDNAALARHGRPS
- a CDS encoding CHAD domain-containing protein; the protein is MNPTAFTSSSSSPSGVLDALAAAGFEIGPPRALRRTVVDTFDGRLHRAGLRLEVRGAGNGAEVVLDDGRSSPARAPAATAPRRAADLPAGPLRSRLGPVLDVRALVPLATVTATVRPAVRRDAEGTARVTVDVHDDLAVDGAPVGPPWAAELRAGAGYAKDAASARALLRSLGLKAGAGDVLDQALAAAGVARRGFTGSPTIALAADEPALPAFRRVLANLMLAVDANWQGTVDDVDPEFLHDLRVAVRRTRSVLAQGRRVLPADVRATYREAFGWLGGVTGPSRDLDVYGIEWDRYVGPLGPDVAADLEPVRRHIESLRSSAHAELSDVLRSERYREVTDGWRAWLAGAGPVAGAGRDAGRAIGKVAAGRIRDAQAQVLERGRGISAATPAEELHQLRKDAKKLRYLLECFGGLYAPAPRKAFVQRLKALQDNLGQHQDAEVHVAQLEEIAAGLPEGSRGPATLVALGRLSESIDRARRSARQEFAGRFRSYDTRATARSLDALLDSSP